Genomic segment of Engystomops pustulosus chromosome 8, aEngPut4.maternal, whole genome shotgun sequence:
tctaccaccaggatgaaggattaaaaCTGAGCACAAAgacttactggtgtgtgccccctatcagCCCCCCACAGTGCAGATTAAACCCCAAAATCTGCACCTGTCCCTCCACATCTAGTTGGGATAGAGATAAGCACAATGGGGCCTCCATGTGAGGGGATGAATTTACCATCAGCTTCTATATGAATGCGGCCTACACGTTGCGCTCACACACCtgtaaggccgcgttcacaccaCACAGAGGCCGCTGCTGCTGTGATTGGGGGTTTGAGCCCCTTATGTGATAAGGAATTACAACATCTTCAATGTTTCTTGCCCCTTGGACATTACAGGGCCCGGAAAAACAACTGTACGTGACCTTTCTGTCACATatttgtcctatatacagcaaaATCTCTACTTTAAAACAGGTCCCGAATTCCTGCACATTAAccttcaatgtgtaaaaaaaacagaCCTTTTTGGGGTACAATTATTCActgttttaaagaaaataaataaaatctatgTAAATTCCAGTCAAAATCCCTTGTCTGCACTTCTCAGCCTCCACCACTAGCCGGCGCTCTCCCGAATACACATCAGTGCAATTCTGTCCGGCGGAAAAAAGGTTAATTAGCGGCGCCTTCATAGATCCACCCCTTTTTCTTCAGTGGCGCGAAAACTAGCTCCGCCCCTCCGCTGCCATTGGTTTTGAGTGGCGCGAAAACGGCTCACGTGGGGTCGAGATTGGCGCGAAACTGTAGCGTTGTCCCTTTAGTGGAGCAGGAAGCGGCTTCTCCGGTCAGAACCGAGTCATGGACGTAGCCGAGAATAACGTGACCGCCGCGGCCGCCGCCGCTCAGCAAGTGAGGGATGAGGTGGCGGAGAAGTGCCAGAAGCTGTTACAGGACTTCTTGGAGGAGTGAGTGTCCCGGAGCAGCGTCCCCCGCACACCCGGCTGTGGCCTCCATAGCGGGGCAGCTCACCAATCAGATTGCAGGTCTTATCCGCCTGGTGAGGATCACACGATGAGAGCTGCAATCTTATTGGTCAAGATCTGCGCCTCCTATAGACGCTTGTCCTATTCATACACCCAGATACGTGTCCTGTACGGACTATACATAACCGTGCACGGAAGATCGCTGAACCCGCAATGCACTGTGGGAGATCAGCGGCGCTTCATgcgtgttcacatgttgcgtttttatTTGTGTCTTGAATCGTTGCGTTCTGAGCATAACATATGTGTCCGGGCTCTGGCACCATGTGTTGTGCTGGACAGTCGGGTGCAACATGTGACTAGCTCCTGAATGCAAGAGGTTTTTGCTGCAAAAGCCTCATCTTCAGGAGTTGCCCTGATGTGTCAGAAGGCATTATGAGCACAAAGTGTGAACAGGGCCTAATGCTGCGCCAGCGGGAATGGTATCCGCTGCGATTCCACCTGCGGCATGCATTGGGTGCACATGCGGAGCACACACACACCGGTACTGCTgcccctgcttgttcagtgtcttttGCTTTATATGTGTCTGTTATGTCTCCATGTAATAAAGCCGCTGTCTGTCGTCTGCTTCGTCTCCTCTCACTAACCCTGCATGTAATAAAGCTCCTCCGTGTGTCTCCAGTATAATCCTCCAGATCACACTGCCGGGATCTATAGATCATTGGGTGGGGATCTCTTCCACCTCCTGGGATGGTTGTCACATTGGATCACAGCTACATGTGACACATTCTGATGTGAGCGCTTGTCATGTAACCACAGCCTGGATCCAATCCCCTCCCTATACTGACACCATCCTAGACAACTACTACTGGGACCTGTAGTGGTTTGGAAATTCTGGGAGAAATTTGCAATTCTCCTCTGCACCCAGTAAGATCACATCACATGACTTTAATTAAAATCTAATTTTCTATAACTCTGTACTGTAGCTGAGTCTTTCATGTGTTAAGACAATATTCAGACAGCATGGCCTTAGAGGTGAACACATTTACTCCACTCTGATACCTGCATTGCTCTGGTGCTTCCAATTTTTGGGTCTGTTCTGGGACATAAGTTCTGTGGGGACTTTCGTTGTTGTCCCATCTTTGAGGAGCGGCCTGTACACTGGAAGTCCTTGAGCCAGGTGTGTATGACGCCTCTTTTTGCTAGACCCGGCCATCAAATTCCTAGAAAAAGTCTTTAGAGCATAACAATAACATAAGTTCCAAGTTTTCAGTGGAGTTTCTACCACCCAGTGAAGGGCTGCAGCTGCCCATCTCGTACTTTGACCCTCTTTATTTTTACATCTTTGGTGTCTCGGGATTCGCTTTGATTAGGACATTGATACAGTGTAACATTCAGGAAAAGCCGGATAAATAAAACTTTGTAACGGGAATGTACCAACTTTTATTGTTATCTATTAGTAGGATGGTGTTGGGAGGGGGTTGGGTTGCACCCACTTTTAGGAAATGCAGTAGAGTCCTACAACTTTCTGTTTAGATCACAGATTCCCTTGTTGTGGATTTGAATGAGACATGAACCTGGATAATGGGAAGAATTCTGCAACTGCAAAATCCATAAAATGGATAATAAAATTTGACATCCCGGCCCTGTGATCTCTGATATTATTTCAGTTTTACACATCGGGTAAATGTCGCATAAAACAACACAGAAACCTGTGAATGATTTCTTGTTTGTTGCTTGTTATATGCAAAATCATAAAATGCTGAGGTTTATGTAATAAGACGATTTTTCTATTAATTTCAGGTTCCAAAATGCAGATGGAGAAATAAAGTACAAGAGTGACGCAGAGGAGCTGATCCGCCCGGAGAGGAACACGCTGCTGGTCAGCTTCCAGGACCTGGAGCAGTACAACCAGCAGCTGGCCACCACCGTCCAGGAGGAGTTCTACAGGTGAGTCCGATGGGGGTTAGTGTCCTTCCCCTGAGGACGTGTCCTGTAGACCAGTCATTTATCCTGATCTCCTCCCATGCAGGGTGTATCCGTACCTGTGCAGATCCGTCAGGGCCTTTGCCAGAGATCACAGCAATGTGCCCCAAAACAAGGAGTTCTACCTGGCTTTCCAAGACCTTCCAACCCGACACAAGTAAGCAGCAGGAGGGGTCGGTATGTGGTCAACCAagggaaatccctttaaagggcacctaccaccacgaatctacctataaaggtagatcaggtggtaggtggatgtatgggacgtgaggagagctctttttagagctaatcctcacgtccccgctagcgtagcataaactttattgccctaatatgtaaattttattaagcggctactggggcgtggagtagccggacacgaggctacacggcgcggctactccactccccagtagccgctttcccccgcctaccctgtgatcttcgccgcgcagctcctggcagctgcgccaCCTTGGccaagaagccggagttctgcgcatgcgcagtaactccggcctcgttctcgagatcgcgcatcctcgggcctgcgctcTGGTATAGGTATGCAgagcgcaggcccgaggatgcgcgatctcgggaacgaggccggagttactgcgcatgcgcagaactccggcttctcggacgagggcgcgcagctgccaggagctgcgcgccgaagatcacagggtaggcgggggaaagcggccactggggcgtggagtagccgcgccgtgtagcctcgtgtccggctactccacgccccggtagccgcttaataaaatttacatattagggcaataaagtttatgctacgctagcggggacgtgaggattagctctaaaaagggctatcctcacgtcccatacatccacctaccacccgatctacctttatagcccTACAATATCCATTTATTTGCCCACAGGATCAGAGAGCTGACCACCCCTCGCATCGGCTCCCTGATGAGGATCAGCGGTCAGGTGGTGCGCACTCACCCCGTGCACCCGGAGCTGGTCAGCGGCACCTTCTTGTGTCTGGATTGTCAGACACTGGTTAAAGATGTGGAGCAGCAGTTCAAGTACACACAGCCCAGTATCTGCAGGAACCCGGTGTGTGCCAACAGGAGGAGGTTCATGCTGGACACCAACAAGTCCCGATTTGTCGATTTCCAGAAGGTAACTTTACACGTAATAGACATGTGTTGGTCCAGCAGTAGCGGAGAACCCCGTCATATATTATGGTGTATTCCTCTGACTCTTGCATGTATTTGCAGGTGCGGATCCAGGAGACGCAGGCCGAGCTCCCACGTGGTAGTATTCCACGTAGTGTTGAGATAATTTTACGTGCAGAAGCTGTGGAGTCGTGTCAGGCCGGAGACAGGTGTGACTTCACAGGGTGTCTGATAGTCGTCCCTGATGTCGCTCAGCTCGCTACTCCAGGTATCTGATTAGTAAACACAAGGCTACAAAGAACAATGTGACATAATATTGTCGTCTCAGAGTCCAGGAATTGTATAAGCTGCTGCGTCGTTACAGATATATATAATCTTGTTGCAGCTAACGCTTTGGATAACCGGGTGTCGCTTGCTGATAATCAGTGGGGGCCCAGTAGAGGATGATATCAAAACTGATACTGTGTTACTAATTCTATTATATACGTTTTATGTTTGGGTTTTACTACTGGGTCTCCAAGCAATCAGGAGAACAGTTCACCAAAAGTTCCCCTTAAGTTCTGCACATAGTagttgatgtataatctgtatgatcTTTCCAGTGTTATAATTGAATAATATAATAATCATAGGTGTCCGTTCGGAGACCAGTTCCCGGGTCGGAGGAACTGAGGGCTATGAAGCTGAAGGAGTCCGTGGTCTTCGTGCCCTTGGAGTTAGAGATTTATCCTACAGACTCGTCTTCTTGGCTTGTTATGTTGCTCCTACAAACCCCAGAGTAAGTAATAGGAAGGACGGAGAGACCACACCTTCTCAAGAGGGATAAACATGAGGACATACCTAATTCAGAAAGTCATCAGACTGTCTGGGCTATTGCTGAACTGCCTGAGCACTCGGTATAACTCGTTCTCTTTCAGTTTGGTGGTAAAGATCTCCATGAAGAAGATATGACTGCAGAGAGCATCAAGAACCAAATGTCTACAAAGGAATGGGAGAAAGTGTTTGAAATGAGCCAAGATAAAAACCTGTACCACAACCTGTGCACCAGCCTCTTCCCCACTGTGCACGGTACGCGAGACCCCGCTAATACATTAGATATAGTAAAAGGTGGGTTTATATGTGACAACATTTGTGTATCCCTGGTGCAGGCAATGACGAGGTGAAGAGAGGCATCTTACTCATGCTGTTTGGTGGGGTCCCTAAGACCACCATGGAGGGCACCTCACTACGTGGTGACATTAACGTGTGCATTGTCGGAGATCCGAGTACGGCCAAGAGTCAGTTCCTCAAGTAAGTATTGTCCAGAATTCTTTTTGTGCTGTCTGGTCTAAAGCTCGGGGACAATATGGCCGCCAGGTAATGTCACGCTAAGTGATACTTACATGATGGTCCTTATCACAGGGAGCTATACATAGACACATGTACCCGTCTTTATCTCACTTATAGCTGAAAGAATTTCTTTCTGTAATAAACCCGATAGCCTCTTACCATAAAGCGCCGTAAACCTCAGCAATCAGCGCTACGTCAATGCGACCTTTGTGCTGCAGATAAATGATCGCCTAGTCATGGACtgtcttatataataataaatattacatAATGGCCACACAGTCCATTGATAGTATAGAGAGGACATGGTGGGATCATTCGGAGCCCCTGATCTCCAACAATGACAATGATGGAGTAATTGATAATGTCTTACAATATGTAAAATATTCAGTATTACTGGATTGGTGTCATTGTGTGTTTCCCCAGGCATGTGGAGGAGTTCAGTCCCCGGGCAGTGTATACCAGCGGGAAGGCGTCCAGCGCTGCCGGTCTGACCGCGGCCGTAGTAAAAGACGAAGAGTCTCACGAGTTTGTGATAGAGGCCGGAGCGCTGATGTTAGCAGACAATGTGAGTATATCTGGGATATCGCAGACCTATCTATGCTCCCTGTATGTTTCTGTGATGGTGACCTCTGGGCCTTTACACTTTCCAGGGTGTATGTTGCATCGACGAGTTTGACAAGATGGATCTCAAGGACCAAGTTGCGATCCACGAAGCGATGGAACAGCAAACCATTTCCATCACCAAAGCCGGAGTGAAGGTAAAGAGTCCGGATCCTCCTGTCAATCTCATAATGGCGTATTCTCTGTGGGACTCCCCTGACCCGTCTTGTTTTACACCAGGCGACGCTCAATGCCAGGACGTCCATCTTGGCTGCTGCAAATCCCGTTGGGGGACGTTACGAAAGATCGAAGTCTCTGAAACAAAACGTGAACTTGTCTGCTCCAATCATGTCCAGATTTGACCTTTTCTTCATCCTGGTTGATGAATGTAATGAGGTAACACACGTCATGCACATGGGGATTCTTCCTAATACATTCGATTTCTTGCACTATTCCAGAACATGACTTCCAGTTATTGTGAATAGGATAGCATTGAGTTTCAGAACAATGATTAAATATATGGTGTCAATAGCACAGACACTTCCTATATACCATAGTAGGACACATGGACGCCAAATGCCTAAACTTATGTAGTTAATTTATAACATGATGTTCTCCAGGTGACAGATTACGCCATTGCCCGACGTATAGTGGATCTCCACGCCAGGATTGAAGAGTCCATAGACAGAGTGTACACCCTCGATGAAGTCCGCAGATATCTGCTCTTTGCCCGCCAGTTCAAGCCTAAAGTAGGTTTCCCAGTAAATTGGCTTTCGTCAGCCATTGCTTTTTCTTACTTGCTTTGAGCTTACCAGGTCCTTTATTTCTTTCCTTACAGATCTCCAAAGACTCAGAGAATTTTATAGTGGAACAGTACAAGCGCCTGCGCCAGAGAGACGGCTCCGGTGTCACCAAATCTGCATGGAGGATCACGGTGCGACAGCTGGAGAGCATGATCCGTCTGTCCGAGGCCATGGCCAGGATGCACTGCAGCGACGAGGTGAGGATTCACTGCAGCAACTTCTAGCAAAGGAGAACTTTAAtggggtctcctcctagtgattgTGTCGCTCTGTAATTTCTATAGAGCATAGAACAAGACCCCTTGCTAATGGGTGCCTGCAAATAGTCTCCTACTTTGCTGCCCTTGATGCTGTCATATATGATATAGTGGATTATTCCGTGAGTGGGTGCAGAGGGGATGTATTGCCAACCAGTTTCTCATTGAACTTGATCCCTAAGTGGATCTGGTTCTATGTTGAGCAGCCGACATGGGTAGTGATAAAACCTAATGTAGGTGCAGGAGGATGGAACCTGATTTCCTGCATCATATCAGTGGATCCCATACAAAAGGGAATTGCCAATGTTTAAAGGGTAGCTCAAATTTgagcccttttaaaggaaatttaccatttagaAAAgcttattgtaaaccaagcgcactcacatttcactgtatgcccaCTGATACAGGCACTTCTCTTCCTTATCTATTCAACATTGATATTTCTGCAGTTTTAATTAATGCAAATTAGTGTCGGGAGCTCCTGTGCATGTAAAAATTTATTCATCCTCTTCTATCCTGCCCTCTCCCTTGGAGTCAGCAATTCCTGAGAGTCTGTGATGTCACCTGGCTCGCGGGaacgtctgcgcatgcgctgtcGGCTTTCTTGCTACTTCCCAAAGTAGGGATCTGCACTGGCTCTGTTGGAGTGCAGTGATCGAGACGACCGTAGATAAGGAAGAGAAGTGTCTAATCACAACACAACCCTTTTACCATGAATGAAGGATCTGGTTGCACATGTATGGCTGCTTGAGTCACAACTATAGGACGGCACGGGATAGTCGAGTGTAGACAGATTATCTCAAATGAAGGGAGTAACTGCAGCTACCTCCTCAATCCAGAACTTTTCCCACTAAAGAtgttgtggatagggcctaacttagtgatcagtgatgagacccccacagatcacgagaacagtgGTCTGATAGGTACCCCACCAatctgcaagttaggccctatcctagcTTGTTTCTTGGGATCAGTCCCAGTGTTTTGACCCCCATccaatcctgtggatagaaatgtcCTATAATACTCCTAGTATGGCCTCATGTTCAGTCCAGAACTTGTCAGTAGCATAATACAGCCCATTCTGTGTATTTGGAAGGAAATGTTCATGTCCTGACCCTCCGCTTGCACCACAGGTTCACCCAAAACACGTGAAGGAAGCCTTCCGGTTACTGAACAAGTCTATTATCCGGGTTGAGACTCCGGATGTGAACTTGGATCAGGACGATGAAATGGAGGTGTCGGAGCCCCAGGAGGAAGTGAATGGTGAGATCCGCTCCTGTGTCGTGTGGATTCTGCTGGTCTTGTCTCCGCTCTCTCCTAACCTGCTTTGGTTTTTGTAGGTGATGCTGGAGTACCCAACGGGCATGTAAATGGTATAAACGGCCACGCTGACAGCGAGCCCAAGGAGCCGGCGCCTAAGCCTACCCTGCGACTCAGCTTCACAGAATACAAGAGGATCTCCAACCTGCTGGTCCTGCAGCTGCGGAAGATGGAAGGTCAGTATCGTCCTCCCATGACTCCGGCGCATGTATATAAGCCCCGGATAGTCAGGGTCTAATTGCCTTGTCTTTGCTCCATACAGATGAGGATGAATCTTCCCAGAAGAGAAGTGACCTTATTAACTGGTACCTGAAGGAGATCGAATCAGAAATAGACTCTGAAGAAGAACTTGTGAACCGCAAGCAAATCATCGAGAAAGTGATTCACCGACTTGTTCATTATGTGAGTAGTGATCCTGTTATGTATCTTAGGGATCAGAAGATCTGATGGTCCTCTGAAGTGGCCCATAATGGGTCAGGTGCGCTGGACCTGCGCCCTATAGGTCAGCGGTCCTGGAGGGCTCATAGATGGTCCAGTATGTGTAGCTGCACTTCAGAGGATGTACAACGCCCCGTTCTTCCCATCGTTGGGGTCCCAATGGTCAAACCTCCAGTAATCAATGAGCCACTATCCTGTGCATTGGGGATAAGTTttgtggcacaacccctttaagatgcttGAAACTCACGTTTTCAGAAAGAACTTTGTTCTTAAAAGACGGCATTGTAAGTTTCTCTTTAATTTTCAGGATCAGATCTTGATTGAGTTATCACAGAGCGGCCTGAAGGGCTCAGAAGAAGAGGTGGACGGCTCCAAGGAAGAGGATCCGTACCTGGTTGTCAACCCCAACTACATCCTGGAGGACTAGTAATCCATGGATACTGGAGGACTAAGAATCCCTGGACATTGGGATTGGATCAGAACTTTTCATCTAAAAACTTTTTAGAGCTTTCAGACATTTTAATATTTGATCCCTTATGTCCCGGAATTTCCTGTTGGGAATGGGGACACATTTTATTAGGTTCTaaggactttttattttttaaagcataAAAGTTTTTAGGCGTTATATCCACATCGGTCAGAGCTTGGAAATATATGTGGTTTTTGCTGCAGACGTCATCTTTTAGAACtttttgttatgttattatttgttCTGGCCAAAAAATTCTCTGATTTAAAGGAGAAGTTGCCAAATGTAGAAAACATTTctaagatttttttattattttttttaaagtcatgAGGTTGATAGAAAATATGTTCTGAGATTTTGCATTGTCCTTGGGATATGGCATCAGTGTATGACTATGCAGGTCCTATCACCGCACAGAACGAGCCGGAGCGACACAGAACCAGACAGACATGTATACACTGCTCATTGTGTCAGGTTCTCCATCTCTAGTCACTGAATGGGGGCTTCTACTTCATGAACTTGAAATGGTTGTAAAATccgagaagacccctttaaatgtctccATGGAAAACTAACATTGATGCCAGAGACACATGAGGTATAAATACTTGTCATCCTCTACTATCATTACACCCTGTGTGTCCCCAGCCTAACATCTCGCTCGTTCTTCCAGTCACTTGTCTTTAAATCATTGTGTATTATAGTCGTTTCATTCTTCACCTTTAAGAACAGTTTAAAATATTGCATTTTATTTTGTGGAGTTCCACTTTCATCTTTTATATTGTACGTTTCCTGTATATGATGCGTCATTTTTTTACTGCTTACAGTAAGTGCTGTAGATTTGTCAGaatacattacaattttacttGTACGCCGGTTTAGTTATATTCATTTCTGCTTCTGAGGATCTTTTCACCCGTTGATCATGTTTGTAAGAGCGATTTCATATATTATAATAGTGACTACAACAAAAAACACTACAAACACAACATAAAAACTCATCCATGCTGTTGTGTGTAAACGTGTCCAGAACACACTACTTAAAGGAAaagtaccaccaggatgaaggcttgtacaccaagcacactgacatactggtgtgtgcctcccctGGCAGGATACGCTctactttaagctttttatgcccttgtttttgcaaaaaaaggctttaaaaattatgcaaatgatcctgaggggctccagactctatagctGGAGCTATAGAAGAGTGGAGAAGCTAAAAGGAGCGGATCCATGTCAGGGGGGCTCACACCTCTATGCAAATGTGTTTGGATTAAACTCCTTGATCttggtggcagatttcctttaacaccttcATGTCTGCCATATCTGCTTTTTCTGGGACATGTGGTCCTGCTTCTGCTGAGATTGGGCTGGCACACAGGTGTTTAGGTGTTTAACTCCTCCATGGAGTGAGCtccctctgccacccattggcacCTGCATTTGTGGGGTGCTAATGACATCACAGGCAGCCACAGAGGTCCTTTGAAGGACACCCTCGGATTGCCTGTAGTATCTTTCTATTAAGCCATTCCAGAGGTGTGGCTTAATAGAAAGCCTGTTGTACACAGTATAATCTATAGCACCAACCACACAAAAAAGCATCCCATTCCTTTAACCGGCTCACGCTCTGCACCGTACATGTATGGCGCAGAGGTGTGGGGCTGTGCAaatacagacatggggtttgctgcatattgcagcaaacacccaccgctaataccaGCTATTGGTGCTATCACGTGTATTAACCCTTCCGACGGTActggcatttaaaagatggcggcacccatcttTGTTCCAATCAACGCTTCCCATGACGTCATCTTCAATCGATTGCCCAGGCAGCCTCAGGTTttcgtcagacccaaggctgcaatGGCATGTGCAGTTTTGTTAGTGAGCCAGCGGCTCATTtttatgccatatactgcaatacagtaatattgcattatatggtaggaatgatcagaccatatagagttaaagtaccctacagggtctaaaaaatagtaaaataagtattaaaaaaacccctaaaaaatcaaatcacccccccccccaccttttctctagaactgatataaaatgtaataaacattaaaaatcaaacacatcagGTTTTGCcacatctcaaaatgcccgatctatcaaaatataataacggctaTTGCTGGCGGTGaccccccataacggaaaataacacccagatgtccgaaatgtgactttttgaccATTTTAcatcaaaaatgcaataaaaagttatcaaaatggtagcaatgaaaacatcagcacatctagcaaaaaaaaaaaaaagggcgccCCCACAGCTCCGAATGAAAAAGTTTAATAGCGCCCAAAATATTTTGTAAGTTCTACATCCGTCCCAACCCAGCCAAAGCTCCATAACAGTAACTAGATGTGCCACGTGTATAACTTTGTATCTGCACAGTAAAGTTCATGCACTTCTTATATTACTGGAAAGAATCCAGAGAATACAGCGAGGTATCAATGTTATCACGTCAGGATAATGTATTTTCAATAAGTGAACAATTTAGAAAGATAGAAATACAGAATTGAAATTGTCGCTGTATCAAAGCCTTTGACTAATCAATATAGATGATATACATCTTAGCAAAATCATTATATACTGAATACAAGACTCCGTGATATGTAGCAAA
This window contains:
- the MCM6 gene encoding DNA replication licensing factor MCM6, which gives rise to MDVAENNVTAAAAAAQQVRDEVAEKCQKLLQDFLEEFQNADGEIKYKSDAEELIRPERNTLLVSFQDLEQYNQQLATTVQEEFYRVYPYLCRSVRAFARDHSNVPQNKEFYLAFQDLPTRHKIRELTTPRIGSLMRISGQVVRTHPVHPELVSGTFLCLDCQTLVKDVEQQFKYTQPSICRNPVCANRRRFMLDTNKSRFVDFQKVRIQETQAELPRGSIPRSVEIILRAEAVESCQAGDRCDFTGCLIVVPDVAQLATPGVRSETSSRVGGTEGYEAEGVRGLRALGVRDLSYRLVFLACYVAPTNPRFGGKDLHEEDMTAESIKNQMSTKEWEKVFEMSQDKNLYHNLCTSLFPTVHGNDEVKRGILLMLFGGVPKTTMEGTSLRGDINVCIVGDPSTAKSQFLKHVEEFSPRAVYTSGKASSAAGLTAAVVKDEESHEFVIEAGALMLADNGVCCIDEFDKMDLKDQVAIHEAMEQQTISITKAGVKATLNARTSILAAANPVGGRYERSKSLKQNVNLSAPIMSRFDLFFILVDECNEVTDYAIARRIVDLHARIEESIDRVYTLDEVRRYLLFARQFKPKISKDSENFIVEQYKRLRQRDGSGVTKSAWRITVRQLESMIRLSEAMARMHCSDEVHPKHVKEAFRLLNKSIIRVETPDVNLDQDDEMEVSEPQEEVNGDAGVPNGHVNGINGHADSEPKEPAPKPTLRLSFTEYKRISNLLVLQLRKMEDEDESSQKRSDLINWYLKEIESEIDSEEELVNRKQIIEKVIHRLVHYDQILIELSQSGLKGSEEEVDGSKEEDPYLVVNPNYILED